A genomic window from Diospyros lotus cultivar Yz01 chromosome 2, ASM1463336v1, whole genome shotgun sequence includes:
- the LOC127793959 gene encoding uncharacterized protein LOC127793959 isoform X1, with translation MPLLLAEGSAPATAPVHRSEKAMASRYSSFDSRSSTQSHQSDPSSSTDLKPKSSFLKRFTGGSTARRNQSPALVERNSSRAIVKANSASDLAAAAGQVKKMRNDQNLSAMVKKFMAAKPKKKPTNLVIAADILAEDLKKTTRKGSDFSGLNRKLFSEGGSKSKALTEVKSNTRTLAMVLRSERELLNQNKDLELEIAELKSILEQKNGEVEKLKDLCLKQREEIKSLKSAVLFPDETHPQVQEVLEKQGSELKQAKQLIPNLQRQVTSLTGQLEFLARDLAEVKAAGRGYNDAHLNSPSPKSPAYVQEHSANSLEFSYEENTPPGSPGDMFLKDLNPCLTPYNNTKAKSAVCKLFCQEFEGMGYNHSPQEDESFW, from the exons ATGCCTCTCTTACTCGCAGAGGGCAGTGCTCCTGCAACCGCTCCAGTCCATCGCTCCGAGAAGGCAATGGCTTCTCGATACAGCTCGTTCGACTCTCGATCGTCGACCCAGTCTCACCAATCCGACCCATCTTCATCCACCGATCTCAAACCCAAAAGTTCATTCCTCAAACGCTTCACAGGCGGCTCCACCGCCCGACGGAACCAGTCTCCGGCATTGGTGGAGCGAAATTCCTCTCGGGCCATCGTCAAGGCCAATTCAGCATCGGACctagctgctgctgctggtcaggtgaagaagatgaggaacGACCAGAACTTGAGCGCCATGGTGAAGAAGTTTATGGCGGCTAAGCCCAAGAAAAAGCCGACGAATTTGGTTATTGCCGCGGATATCTTGGCAGAGGATTTGAAGAAGACGACGCGGAAGGGATCGGATTTCTCGGGTCTGAATCGCAAGTTGTTTAGTGAGGGAGGGAGTAAGAGTAAGGCTTTGACGGAGGTGAAGTCGAACACCAGGACTTTGGCTATGGTGCTTAGAAGTGAAAGGGAGCTTTTGAATCAGAACAAGGATCTGGAGTTGGAGATCGCCGAGCTCAAGAGCATCCTAGAGCAGAAAAATGGAGAG GTGGAGAAATTGAAGGATCTGTGCTTGAAGCAAAGGGAAGAAATAAAATCCTTGAAGAGCGCCGTACTATTCCCGGATGAAACGCACCCACAGGTTCAGGAGGTGTTGGAGAAACAGGGTTCAGAACTGAAGCAGGCAAAACAACTGATCCCTAACCTGCAAAGACAGGTCACTTCACTGACGGGCCAGCTTGAATTCCTTGCTCGGGATCTTGCTGAG GTGAAGGCAGCAGGTAGGGGGTATAATGATGCTCATTTGAACTCTCCAAGTCCAAAGTCGCCAGCATATGTTCAAGAACATTCTGCTAATTCTCTG GAATTCAGCTACGAGGAGAACACGCCACCAGGCAGCCCGGGTGACATGTTCCTCAAGGACCTAAATCCCTGCTTAACACCATATAACAATACCAAGGCGAAGTCAGCGGTGTGTAAATTATTCTGTCAA GAATTTGAGGGGATGGGCTATAATCATTCTCCACAAGAAGACGAGTCTTTCTGGTAA
- the LOC127793961 gene encoding serine acetyltransferase 1, chloroplastic-like, protein MMAAVPTDHSSSFSWCSSVHHLHSQKLDSSSKIIRNEEEEEEEEDRIWIRIRGEAISNVEQEPILSEYYHSLILSHKSLESALANHLATNLSNSSLSRDALYEVLLGLLEQDRDTKRAIRDDLRAVEERDPACQSFLHCLLNFKGFLALQAHRATHKLWSQGRTAMALLIQARVSQVFAVDIHPGAKIGRGILLDHATGIVVGETAVVGNNVSFLHNVTLGSTGKVSGDRHPKVGDGVLIGAGAKVLGNLKIGAGAKIGAASVVLEDVPPQVTAVGNPAKLILPKM, encoded by the coding sequence ATGATGGCAGCCGTTCCTACCGACCATTCTTCAAGTTTTAGCTGGTGTAGCTCAGTTCATCATTTGCATTCTCAGAAGTTGGATTCTTCTTCAAAAATCATtcggaatgaagaagaagaagaagaagaagaagatcgcaTATGGATCAGAATACGCGGGGAAGCCATCTCGAATGTTGAGCAAGAGCCCATTTTATCCGAATACTACCACTCCTTGATTCTGTCACATAAATCCCTAGAGAGCGCACTGGCAAATCATTTGGCAACCAACTTGAGCAATTCAAGCCTTTCTAGGGATGCCCTTTATGAGGTTCTATTGGGTCTGCTCGAGCAAGACCGCGACACTAAAAGAGCCATCAGAGATGATCTCAGAGCTGTGGAAGAGCGTGACCCGGCTTGCCAAAGTTTCCTTCACTGCCTCTTAAATTTCAAGGGATTCCTAGCGCTGCAAGCTCATAGGGCGACACATAAACTGTGGTCACAAGGCAGGACGGCAATGGCACTGCTAATCCAAGCCCGGGTTTCCCAGGTTTTCGCAGTTGACATCCACCCGGGAGCCAAGATAGGACGAGGGATATTACTCGATCACGCCACCGGAATCGTGGTCGGAGAGACGGCCGTGGTCGGAAACAATGTCTCATTTCTGCATAATGTGACTTTGGGGAGTACAGGCAAGGTTTCAGGGGACAGACACCCCAAGGTTGGCGATGGGGTTCTCATAGGAGCAGGGGCTAAGGTTTTAGGCAATCTTAAAATTGGGGCGGGTGCTAAGATTGGTGCGGCTTCGGTGGTGCTTGAGGATGTTCCTCCACAAGTCACAGCTGTTGGAAATCCTGCCAAATTAATTCTACCAAAGATGTAA
- the LOC127793959 gene encoding uncharacterized protein LOC127793959 isoform X2, which translates to MPLLLAEGSAPATAPVHRSEKAMASRYSSFDSRSSTQSHQSDPSSSTDLKPKSSFLKRFTGGSTARRNQSPALVERNSSRAIVKANSASDLAAAAGQVKKMRNDQNLSAMVKKFMAAKPKKKPTNLVIAADILAEDLKKTTRKGSDFSGLNRKLFSEGGSKSKALTEVKSNTRTLAMVLRSERELLNQNKDLELEIAELKSILEQKNGEVEKLKDLCLKQREEIKSLKSAVLFPDETHPQVQEVLEKQGSELKQAKQLIPNLQRQVTSLTGQLEFLARDLAEVKAAGRGYNDAHLNSPSPKSPAYVQEHSANSLEFSYEENTPPGSPGDMFLKDLNPCLTPYNNTKAKSAEFEGMGYNHSPQEDESFW; encoded by the exons ATGCCTCTCTTACTCGCAGAGGGCAGTGCTCCTGCAACCGCTCCAGTCCATCGCTCCGAGAAGGCAATGGCTTCTCGATACAGCTCGTTCGACTCTCGATCGTCGACCCAGTCTCACCAATCCGACCCATCTTCATCCACCGATCTCAAACCCAAAAGTTCATTCCTCAAACGCTTCACAGGCGGCTCCACCGCCCGACGGAACCAGTCTCCGGCATTGGTGGAGCGAAATTCCTCTCGGGCCATCGTCAAGGCCAATTCAGCATCGGACctagctgctgctgctggtcaggtgaagaagatgaggaacGACCAGAACTTGAGCGCCATGGTGAAGAAGTTTATGGCGGCTAAGCCCAAGAAAAAGCCGACGAATTTGGTTATTGCCGCGGATATCTTGGCAGAGGATTTGAAGAAGACGACGCGGAAGGGATCGGATTTCTCGGGTCTGAATCGCAAGTTGTTTAGTGAGGGAGGGAGTAAGAGTAAGGCTTTGACGGAGGTGAAGTCGAACACCAGGACTTTGGCTATGGTGCTTAGAAGTGAAAGGGAGCTTTTGAATCAGAACAAGGATCTGGAGTTGGAGATCGCCGAGCTCAAGAGCATCCTAGAGCAGAAAAATGGAGAG GTGGAGAAATTGAAGGATCTGTGCTTGAAGCAAAGGGAAGAAATAAAATCCTTGAAGAGCGCCGTACTATTCCCGGATGAAACGCACCCACAGGTTCAGGAGGTGTTGGAGAAACAGGGTTCAGAACTGAAGCAGGCAAAACAACTGATCCCTAACCTGCAAAGACAGGTCACTTCACTGACGGGCCAGCTTGAATTCCTTGCTCGGGATCTTGCTGAG GTGAAGGCAGCAGGTAGGGGGTATAATGATGCTCATTTGAACTCTCCAAGTCCAAAGTCGCCAGCATATGTTCAAGAACATTCTGCTAATTCTCTG GAATTCAGCTACGAGGAGAACACGCCACCAGGCAGCCCGGGTGACATGTTCCTCAAGGACCTAAATCCCTGCTTAACACCATATAACAATACCAAGGCGAAGTCAGCG GAATTTGAGGGGATGGGCTATAATCATTCTCCACAAGAAGACGAGTCTTTCTGGTAA